One segment of Paenibacillus rhizovicinus DNA contains the following:
- a CDS encoding TlyA family RNA methyltransferase, which yields MTIAKERIDVLLVEQGYYESRVKAKAALMAGLVIVDGERIEKSGMKVPRTASIVVKGALHPYVSRGGLKLEKAIKQFGLDLQDAVMLDIGASTGGFTDCALQNGAAYVYALDVGYNQLDWSLRQHERVNVMERTNFRYTVPEDLKGPEPTFATIDVSFISLKLILPTLGTLLKQGAGIVALIKPQFEAGREKVGKSGVVREPATHREVLKQVLGFAAAQGYVLQQLTFSPITGGEGNIEFLAYWLWEPGSASAAPDDAAIAEIVEQATNTFT from the coding sequence ATGACGATTGCAAAAGAACGAATAGACGTGCTGCTCGTGGAGCAGGGCTACTACGAAAGCCGCGTCAAAGCGAAGGCGGCGCTGATGGCTGGACTTGTCATCGTTGACGGTGAGCGAATCGAGAAAAGCGGCATGAAAGTGCCGAGAACCGCTTCCATCGTCGTCAAAGGCGCACTGCATCCGTACGTGAGCCGCGGCGGCTTGAAGCTGGAGAAAGCGATCAAGCAGTTCGGACTTGATCTGCAAGATGCGGTTATGCTGGATATCGGCGCGTCCACCGGCGGATTTACGGATTGCGCCCTGCAGAACGGCGCGGCTTACGTGTATGCGCTTGATGTCGGTTATAATCAACTGGATTGGTCGCTTAGGCAGCATGAGCGCGTCAACGTGATGGAACGAACGAATTTTCGCTACACGGTGCCCGAGGACTTGAAAGGTCCTGAACCGACATTCGCGACGATCGACGTGTCGTTTATTTCGTTGAAACTGATCTTGCCGACGCTGGGCACGCTGCTTAAGCAAGGGGCTGGCATCGTAGCGCTGATCAAACCGCAGTTCGAGGCGGGCCGCGAGAAGGTCGGCAAGTCGGGCGTCGTACGCGAACCGGCGACGCATCGCGAAGTATTGAAGCAGGTGCTTGGATTTGCGGCTGCACAGGGCTACGTCCTGCAACAGCTCACGTTCTCGCCAATTACGGGCGGGGAAGGGAATATCGAGTTTCTGGCTTATTGGTTGTGGGAGCCAGGTTCTGCATCTGCCGCGCCGGACGATGCCGCCATTGCGGAGATCGTCGAGCAAGCGACCAATACGTTTACTTAG
- the ahrC gene encoding transcriptional regulator AhrC/ArgR, whose amino-acid sequence MKSVRQMKIRELITGQIIETQDDLVESLRTAGLQVTQATVSRDIKEMQLVKVSIEDGRYKYSIPQETRTHSISKLKRTLSDHFLHIDYTDNLVVMKCLPGTANAICAMIDNMEWIEVMGTICGDDTILMICRSKPQSAEIVDRLLGLMN is encoded by the coding sequence ATGAAGAGCGTTAGGCAAATGAAAATACGCGAACTCATTACGGGCCAGATTATCGAAACACAGGATGATTTGGTGGAGTCGTTACGAACGGCGGGACTTCAAGTAACGCAAGCGACCGTATCCCGCGACATTAAAGAAATGCAGCTGGTTAAAGTTTCGATCGAGGATGGCAGATACAAGTATTCCATTCCGCAGGAAACCCGGACGCACTCCATCTCAAAGCTGAAACGGACGCTGTCCGATCATTTCCTGCATATCGACTACACGGATAATTTAGTCGTGATGAAATGCTTGCCGGGCACTGCGAATGCCATTTGCGCCATGATCGACAACATGGAATGGATCGAAGTGATGGGGACGATTTGCGGAGATGATACGATTCTCATGATTTGCCGATCGAAACCGCAAAGCGCTGAAATTGTGGACAGGCTGCTTGGATTAATGAATTAA
- the dxs gene encoding 1-deoxy-D-xylulose-5-phosphate synthase: protein MLLEHINEPKDLKSLSIPQLEQLAGEIRNFLIENLSTTGGHLSSNLGVVELTLALHYLFDSPKDKFLFDVGHQSYVHKMLTGRRSQFDTLRQYKGLCGFVKRSESPHDVWEAGHSSTSLSAAMGMALARDLKGEKNKVVAIIGDGALTGGMALEALNHIGHEKKNLMVILNDNEMSIAPNVGALHHYLGKIRTDRHYQKAKEELNQFLNKIPAIGGKLAKTAERLKDSIKYLLVNGILFEQFGFTYFGPVDGHDLPQLMETIEQASRVQGPVLVHVITVKGKGYSPAEADSFKWHGASPYKIESGQMLKAVGPPMYTEVFSDALMDLAEQDKRIVAVTPAMPGGSGLLKFAERFPDRMIDVGIAEQHAGTMCAALAMEGMKPVYAVYSTFLQRAYDQVVHDICRQNANVVFAIDRAGFVGADGETHHGVYDIPFLRHIPNMAIMMPKDENELRRMMKTAIDYEDGPIAIRYPRINGLGVPIEKEMKPIPFGTWETLREGDSAVIAAIGPMIPVAEEAADLLKREGLNVRIVNARFIKPLDETMLLKIAEEGIPMLVLEEGSELGGLGSAVLEFYSLHHKDDMHVRIVGVPDIFVEHGSVKEQRQEVGLTAEHVATELSSLLPRIRKRVQGQV from the coding sequence GTGTTGCTTGAACATATAAATGAGCCCAAGGATTTGAAATCGTTGTCGATCCCGCAGTTGGAGCAGCTGGCTGGCGAGATTCGCAACTTCCTGATTGAGAATCTGTCAACGACAGGCGGACATCTATCGTCCAATTTGGGCGTTGTCGAACTTACCTTGGCGCTTCATTATTTATTCGACAGCCCGAAGGATAAATTTCTATTCGACGTGGGCCATCAATCGTACGTCCATAAAATGTTGACTGGCCGTCGAAGTCAATTCGATACATTGCGTCAATATAAAGGGCTATGCGGATTCGTGAAGCGTTCCGAAAGCCCGCATGACGTCTGGGAAGCTGGACATAGCAGCACTTCCTTGTCCGCGGCTATGGGCATGGCGCTTGCCCGCGACCTGAAGGGCGAGAAGAATAAAGTCGTCGCCATTATTGGCGACGGAGCGCTGACAGGCGGGATGGCGCTGGAGGCGCTGAATCACATCGGACACGAGAAGAAGAACCTGATGGTGATTCTGAACGACAACGAAATGTCGATCGCGCCGAATGTCGGAGCGCTGCATCACTATCTCGGCAAAATCAGAACGGACCGCCATTACCAGAAGGCGAAGGAAGAACTGAACCAGTTTCTGAACAAAATTCCCGCAATCGGCGGCAAGCTGGCCAAGACCGCAGAGCGGCTCAAAGACAGCATCAAATATTTGCTCGTGAACGGCATCTTGTTTGAACAATTCGGTTTCACCTATTTCGGACCGGTGGATGGCCATGACTTGCCTCAGTTGATGGAGACGATCGAACAGGCGAGCCGTGTGCAAGGACCGGTATTGGTTCATGTAATTACCGTGAAAGGCAAAGGGTATTCACCTGCCGAAGCGGATTCGTTCAAGTGGCATGGCGCATCGCCGTACAAGATCGAATCCGGCCAAATGCTCAAAGCCGTCGGTCCTCCGATGTACACGGAAGTGTTCAGTGATGCGCTGATGGACTTAGCCGAGCAGGATAAACGCATTGTCGCGGTCACACCGGCCATGCCGGGCGGATCCGGACTGCTTAAATTCGCAGAGCGCTTTCCCGACCGGATGATCGATGTCGGCATTGCCGAACAGCATGCGGGTACAATGTGCGCGGCGTTGGCGATGGAGGGGATGAAACCGGTTTATGCGGTCTATTCGACCTTCCTGCAGCGTGCGTATGACCAAGTCGTACATGATATTTGCCGTCAAAATGCGAATGTGGTCTTCGCGATCGACCGCGCCGGCTTCGTTGGCGCCGATGGCGAAACCCATCATGGCGTATACGATATCCCGTTCCTTCGCCATATTCCGAACATGGCGATTATGATGCCGAAGGACGAGAACGAGCTTCGCCGGATGATGAAGACGGCGATCGATTACGAAGACGGACCGATTGCGATCCGTTATCCGCGGATCAACGGCCTCGGCGTTCCGATCGAGAAGGAAATGAAGCCGATTCCGTTCGGTACGTGGGAGACGCTGCGTGAAGGCGATTCGGCGGTCATCGCGGCAATAGGACCGATGATTCCGGTTGCCGAAGAAGCGGCCGACCTATTGAAGCGCGAAGGATTGAATGTACGCATCGTCAATGCCCGCTTTATTAAGCCGCTCGACGAAACGATGCTGCTGAAGATTGCGGAAGAAGGTATTCCGATGCTCGTACTCGAGGAAGGCTCGGAACTGGGCGGTCTCGGCAGCGCCGTATTGGAATTCTATTCCTTGCACCATAAAGACGACATGCACGTCCGCATCGTGGGCGTTCCTGATATCTTCGTCGAGCATGGCTCGGTGAAGGAACAGCGCCAAGAGGTCGGATTGACGGCAGAGCATGTGGCGACCGAATTGTCGTCGCTGCTGCCGCGAATTCGCAAGCGCGTGCAAGGCCAGGTTTAA
- the xseB gene encoding exodeoxyribonuclease VII small subunit has product MAAKEKDKEKDKEKEKEEISFETAMERLEDIVGKLESGDVPLETAIELFQEGMKMSQLCGSKLEQVERKIEMLIESENGLQRKPFAPANEDRGE; this is encoded by the coding sequence ATGGCGGCGAAAGAGAAGGACAAAGAGAAAGACAAAGAAAAAGAAAAGGAAGAAATCAGTTTCGAGACGGCCATGGAGCGCCTCGAAGATATCGTCGGCAAGCTTGAAAGCGGCGACGTGCCGCTCGAAACGGCGATCGAGCTGTTTCAGGAAGGCATGAAGATGTCCCAACTATGCGGATCGAAGCTTGAGCAAGTCGAACGGAAGATCGAAATGCTGATCGAATCCGAGAATGGCTTGCAAAGAAAACCGTTTGCTCCCGCGAACGAAGACAGAGGGGAATAG
- a CDS encoding polyprenyl synthetase family protein codes for MKTSLSLSDYLNRSVLEIEAALHDSIPQEWDIPPALRESMMYSLEAGGKRLRPILVLSAAEAIGRNENARAIAMPIACAIEMIHTYSLIHDDLPAMDNDDYRRGKLTNHKVFGEAMAILAGDGLLTHAFYAVTRASALGASPETALAIVADLAKLAGAPGMVGGQAADMLGEQGVTSLEELEYIHLHKTSDLVVFSVVAGARIGGATPQQLDALRIFARKLGLAFQIQDDILDLVGDAAKLGKPVQSDVEEQKVTYPFLIGMEASEALVERLTQEAKQALEDAKLSMPDTLREIADYLMRRDH; via the coding sequence GTGAAAACTTCGCTATCGCTTTCAGACTATTTGAACCGCTCCGTGTTGGAAATCGAAGCGGCGCTGCACGATTCTATCCCGCAGGAATGGGACATCCCGCCCGCGCTTCGTGAATCGATGATGTATTCTCTAGAGGCCGGAGGCAAGCGTCTGCGGCCCATTCTCGTGCTGAGCGCGGCCGAAGCGATCGGACGTAACGAGAATGCGAGAGCAATCGCGATGCCGATCGCCTGCGCGATTGAGATGATCCATACGTACTCGCTCATCCACGACGATTTGCCGGCTATGGATAACGATGATTACCGTAGAGGCAAGCTGACGAATCATAAGGTGTTCGGCGAGGCGATGGCGATTCTGGCCGGCGACGGGCTGCTGACGCATGCGTTCTATGCCGTTACGCGCGCCTCGGCGCTTGGCGCTTCGCCGGAAACCGCGCTTGCAATCGTGGCCGATCTCGCCAAGCTCGCTGGAGCGCCCGGCATGGTCGGGGGACAAGCGGCGGATATGCTAGGCGAACAAGGCGTTACCTCGCTCGAAGAGCTCGAATATATTCACCTGCACAAAACAAGCGATCTCGTCGTTTTCTCCGTGGTAGCCGGGGCGCGCATCGGTGGAGCGACTCCGCAGCAGCTTGATGCCTTGCGCATCTTCGCCCGCAAGCTGGGGCTGGCTTTTCAAATTCAGGACGATATTCTGGATTTGGTCGGCGATGCTGCCAAGCTGGGCAAGCCGGTCCAAAGCGACGTGGAAGAACAGAAGGTGACCTATCCGTTTCTGATCGGCATGGAAGCGAGCGAAGCGCTCGTGGAGCGGTTGACGCAGGAAGCGAAGCAGGCGCTTGAGGATGCGAAGCTGTCCATGCCGGATACGCTGCGCGAAATCGCCGATTATTTGATGCGGAGAGACCATTAG
- the recN gene encoding DNA repair protein RecN, with product MLRELSIRNLAVIEQVSVKFHDGFHVLTGETGAGKSILIDALSLVVGGRGASDMVRYGCDKAEIEAMFELSAAHPVWSIMKTFGIHASPEEGLVIRRELSSQGKSVSRLNGHIVTLSMLREAGECLVNIHGQHEHQSLLRTEKHLDWLDSYAGDAVLGTLESYRVVHKQYDKVRLEMKDLEESSRQNMQMLDLYRFQIEEIASARLKPGEDEAMAEERQKLMSAVKRRDSAAEAYSLLHGNKGLDAISKAVGKVTDIRDYDPQVIDPLLEQLQSAFYQLEDAVFQLRDYRDGVESDPERLTFIDDRIDLINNLKRKYGETIPDIIAYLSSIKSEADKIENRDEHLARLQGEMIKLMTDCTALGLQLSQLRRKAADRLATAIESELRQLQMERTTFRVQLEQQPVGEGFKLHANGIDEAAFLIAPNPGEPLKPISKIASGGEMSRIMLALKTIFASIDGIPVLVFDEVDTGVSGRAAQSIAEKMARLSSQCQVFSITHLPQVACMAEHHYEIKKSIIAERTSTRVMELNQMSRIEELARMLGGVEVTEKTRHHAQEMLDLAYKQKGA from the coding sequence ATGCTTCGCGAGCTGTCTATTCGCAATTTGGCGGTCATTGAACAAGTATCTGTGAAATTTCATGATGGGTTTCATGTTTTAACGGGGGAAACAGGAGCGGGCAAATCGATTCTGATCGATGCGCTCAGCCTTGTTGTCGGCGGCAGAGGCGCTTCGGATATGGTTCGGTACGGCTGCGATAAAGCCGAGATCGAAGCGATGTTCGAACTGTCGGCTGCTCATCCGGTGTGGTCCATTATGAAAACATTCGGGATACATGCTTCGCCAGAAGAGGGACTCGTCATTCGCCGGGAATTGTCTTCCCAAGGCAAGAGCGTCAGCCGTCTCAATGGACATATCGTTACGTTATCCATGCTCCGCGAAGCTGGAGAGTGCCTCGTTAACATTCATGGTCAACATGAGCATCAATCGCTGCTCCGTACGGAGAAGCATTTGGACTGGTTGGATTCCTATGCGGGTGATGCCGTGCTTGGAACGTTGGAATCTTATCGTGTCGTGCATAAGCAGTATGATAAAGTGCGACTCGAAATGAAGGATCTGGAGGAATCGTCCAGGCAGAACATGCAGATGTTAGACTTGTACCGTTTTCAGATCGAAGAGATTGCTTCCGCGCGCTTAAAGCCCGGTGAAGATGAAGCTATGGCCGAGGAGCGTCAGAAGCTGATGTCGGCCGTCAAGCGGCGCGATTCCGCAGCGGAGGCTTACAGCTTGCTGCACGGCAATAAAGGTTTGGATGCGATCAGCAAGGCTGTCGGTAAAGTCACGGACATCCGCGACTATGATCCGCAAGTTATCGATCCTTTGTTGGAGCAGCTGCAATCGGCGTTTTATCAGCTGGAGGATGCAGTGTTTCAATTGCGCGACTACCGGGACGGCGTGGAATCCGATCCGGAACGTCTGACCTTTATCGATGACCGCATCGATCTCATCAACAACTTGAAACGCAAATACGGGGAAACCATCCCCGATATTATAGCCTATTTGAGCAGCATCAAATCAGAAGCTGACAAGATCGAAAACCGGGACGAGCACTTGGCGCGTCTACAAGGCGAAATGATTAAATTAATGACGGACTGTACCGCGCTTGGACTTCAATTGTCACAGCTTCGTCGTAAAGCGGCCGACCGTCTGGCCACAGCAATCGAAAGCGAGCTGCGTCAGCTTCAAATGGAACGTACGACGTTCCGCGTGCAGCTGGAACAACAGCCGGTCGGTGAAGGGTTTAAGCTGCATGCCAACGGAATTGACGAAGCAGCGTTCCTGATCGCTCCGAATCCTGGTGAACCGCTTAAGCCGATCAGCAAGATCGCTTCGGGCGGCGAAATGTCGCGGATCATGCTAGCGCTTAAGACGATCTTCGCTTCTATTGATGGAATACCGGTACTTGTGTTCGACGAAGTCGATACCGGCGTCAGCGGCCGCGCAGCGCAGTCCATTGCCGAGAAAATGGCCCGGCTGTCCAGCCAGTGCCAAGTGTTCTCCATAACGCATTTGCCGCAGGTAGCCTGCATGGCGGAACATCATTACGAAATTAAAAAATCCATCATCGCTGAACGTACATCTACGCGAGTAATGGAATTGAATCAAATGAGTCGAATCGAAGAATTAGCCCGCATGCTGGGCGGTGTGGAAGTAACGGAAAAAACCCGCCATCATGCACAAGAAATGCTTGACTTGGCTTATAAACAGAAGGGGGCATAA